A DNA window from Micromonospora sp. NBC_01739 contains the following coding sequences:
- a CDS encoding potassium channel family protein, with protein MHIVIMGCGRVGSTLAQSLQSRGHSVAVIDQDADAFRRLGPDFAGTTVTGAGFDGEVLRQAGIERADAFAAVSSGDNSNIISARLARETFGVSRVAARIYDQRRAQVYERLGIPTVATVRWTADRMLRHLLPEGNVEIFRDPTSTVSIIEVPVHKDWIGHRVQRLEQATGARVAYLLRFGIGTLPTASSVVQEGDQIFMLVTDDMVATVTEIAAAPDGGQ; from the coding sequence GTGCATATCGTGATCATGGGGTGTGGCCGGGTCGGGTCGACCCTGGCGCAGAGCCTCCAGTCCCGCGGGCACTCGGTGGCGGTGATCGACCAGGACGCCGACGCCTTCCGCCGACTGGGGCCCGACTTCGCCGGCACCACGGTCACCGGGGCGGGATTCGACGGTGAGGTGCTGCGCCAGGCCGGCATCGAGCGGGCGGACGCCTTCGCCGCCGTCTCCAGCGGGGACAACTCCAACATCATCTCGGCGCGGTTGGCCCGGGAGACCTTCGGTGTGTCCCGGGTGGCGGCCCGCATCTACGACCAGCGGCGGGCGCAGGTCTACGAGCGCCTCGGCATCCCCACGGTGGCGACCGTGCGCTGGACCGCCGACCGGATGCTGCGACACCTGCTGCCGGAGGGCAACGTGGAGATCTTCCGCGACCCGACCAGCACGGTGTCGATCATCGAGGTGCCGGTGCACAAGGACTGGATCGGGCACCGGGTGCAGCGCCTGGAACAGGCCACCGGGGCCCGGGTTGCCTACCTGCTGCGGTTCGGCATCGGCACCCTGCCCACCGCCTCCAGCGTGGTGCAGGAGGGTGATCAGATCTTCATGCTGGTCACCGACGACATGGTGGCCACGGTCACCGAGATCGCGGCGGCCCCGGACGGAGGGCAGTGA
- a CDS encoding potassium channel family protein, whose protein sequence is MRVAIAGAGNVGRSIAQELIENGHQVMLIERQPRMLRPERVPQAQWVLADACELTSLEEADLAGCDVVVAATGDDKANLVVSLLAKTEFAVPRVVARINRAENEWLFTEQWGVDVAVSKPRVMAALVEEAVTVGDLVRLMTFRQGEANLVEITLPPTAPHVGQPLRAVPLPRDAALVAILRGKRVLVPSPDDPIEVGDELIFVCTAEMEDAVRAVMLGPDSVERTRQSR, encoded by the coding sequence ATGCGAGTCGCCATCGCGGGTGCCGGCAACGTGGGCCGCTCCATCGCCCAGGAGTTGATCGAGAACGGCCACCAGGTGATGCTGATCGAGCGGCAGCCCCGGATGCTGCGGCCCGAACGGGTACCGCAGGCCCAGTGGGTGCTGGCGGACGCCTGCGAGCTGACCAGCCTGGAGGAGGCCGACCTGGCCGGCTGCGACGTGGTGGTCGCGGCGACCGGCGACGACAAGGCCAACCTGGTGGTCTCCCTGCTGGCCAAGACCGAGTTCGCGGTCCCCCGGGTGGTCGCCCGGATCAACCGGGCCGAGAACGAGTGGTTGTTCACCGAGCAGTGGGGGGTGGACGTCGCGGTCAGCAAGCCCCGGGTGATGGCCGCCCTGGTCGAGGAGGCCGTCACGGTGGGCGACCTGGTACGGCTGATGACCTTCCGCCAGGGTGAGGCCAACCTGGTCGAGATCACCCTGCCGCCGACCGCGCCGCATGTCGGTCAGCCGTTGCGTGCGGTGCCGCTGCCCCGCGACGCCGCCCTGGTGGCGATCCTGCGCGGCAAGCGGGTGCTGGTGCCCAGCCCGGACGATCCGATCGAGGTCGGCGACGAGCTGATCTTCGTCTGCACGGCCGAGATGGAGGACGCGGTACGCGCGGTGATGCTCGGTCCGGACAGCGTCGAACGCACCCGCCAGTCGCGGTGA
- a CDS encoding DUF3159 domain-containing protein, translating to MTTGQQPATQPASGADDEERLPTVAEQMADQLGGWRGLVESSIPVVVFVVVNVVGSLRPAVIASVGVAVLIGGLRLAQRKPVRHAVNGLFGIGIGAAIAWRTGEARDFYLPGILYGIGYGLALLVSAAIRQPLVGWLWSVLVAKGSSAWREDPKLVRTFTGLTVLWGVVWLAKVGVQAALYLAEQDTALGVARLALGYPPYVMLLLITVWTVRRVTRQAEPVPLAGS from the coding sequence ATGACCACCGGACAGCAACCGGCCACCCAACCGGCCAGTGGAGCCGACGACGAGGAGCGGCTGCCCACCGTCGCCGAGCAGATGGCCGACCAGCTCGGCGGCTGGCGAGGGCTGGTCGAGTCCAGCATCCCGGTCGTGGTCTTCGTGGTGGTCAACGTCGTCGGTTCGCTGCGACCCGCGGTGATCGCCTCGGTCGGTGTGGCGGTGCTCATCGGTGGGCTGCGGCTGGCGCAGCGCAAGCCCGTACGGCACGCCGTCAACGGGCTGTTCGGCATCGGCATCGGCGCCGCGATCGCCTGGCGGACCGGTGAGGCCCGGGACTTCTACCTGCCCGGCATCCTCTACGGCATCGGCTACGGCCTGGCTCTGCTGGTCTCGGCCGCGATCCGTCAGCCCCTGGTCGGTTGGCTCTGGTCGGTGCTGGTGGCCAAGGGCAGCTCCGCCTGGCGGGAGGACCCGAAGCTGGTCCGGACCTTCACCGGGCTGACCGTGCTCTGGGGAGTGGTGTGGCTGGCCAAGGTGGGGGTGCAGGCCGCGCTCTACCTGGCCGAGCAGGACACCGCTCTAGGGGTGGCCCGCCTGGCGTTGGGCTACCCGCCGTACGTGATGCTGCTGTTGATCACGGTCTGGACGGTGCGCCGGGTCACCCGGCAGGCCGAGCCGGTGCCGCTGGCCGGTAGCTGA
- a CDS encoding OB-fold nucleic acid binding domain-containing protein, which translates to MTTEEGQGSLRRMLRRLTASEAEIEAQLLRQESARCGGVPVTQCVRGQLVSVAGRLRTVVYTPRTNQPALEADLYDGSDVVTLVWLGRRHITGIEPGRHLTARGRVALRDDRKVIYNPYYELEPST; encoded by the coding sequence ATGACGACCGAGGAGGGGCAGGGTTCGCTGCGGCGGATGCTGCGCCGGCTCACCGCCAGTGAGGCCGAGATCGAGGCCCAGTTGTTGCGGCAGGAGAGTGCCCGCTGCGGCGGGGTGCCGGTGACCCAGTGCGTACGCGGTCAGCTGGTCTCCGTCGCCGGGCGGCTGCGTACGGTCGTCTACACCCCTCGGACCAACCAGCCGGCGCTGGAGGCGGACCTCTACGACGGCAGCGATGTCGTCACCCTGGTCTGGCTGGGCCGACGGCACATCACCGGGATCGAGCCGGGACGACACCTGACCGCGCGGGGACGGGTCGCGCTGCGTGACGACCGTAAGGTGATCTACAACCCGTACTACGAGTTGGAGCCATCGACGTGA
- a CDS encoding DUF3710 domain-containing protein — MIFSRKRATGRHASDERTVEAPETVEAAPARGPYDVTEAPAGVQRLDLGSLQIPAVPDVEVRVQADPQGVIQQVVLVHGQSALQLGVFAAPRSEGIWDEVREEIRQSLFNDGAAAQEVTGEYGTELRARVRTEEGLTDLRFVGVDGPRWMVRAVFQGEAATNPDAAGALARCMEGLVVDRGIEAKPVREPLPLRLPREAGEAAEQAAAASEGAPAPGAN; from the coding sequence GTGATCTTCTCGCGGAAGCGGGCCACGGGGCGGCACGCCAGTGACGAGCGGACCGTCGAGGCGCCGGAGACCGTCGAGGCGGCCCCGGCGCGCGGGCCGTACGACGTCACCGAGGCCCCTGCCGGGGTGCAGCGGCTGGACCTGGGCAGCCTCCAGATCCCGGCGGTGCCCGACGTCGAGGTGCGGGTGCAGGCCGACCCGCAGGGGGTGATCCAGCAGGTCGTCCTGGTGCACGGGCAGAGTGCCCTGCAACTCGGGGTGTTCGCCGCTCCCCGCAGCGAGGGAATCTGGGACGAGGTGCGCGAGGAGATCCGGCAGTCGCTGTTCAACGACGGCGCCGCCGCCCAGGAGGTGACCGGCGAGTACGGCACCGAGCTGCGGGCCCGGGTGCGCACCGAGGAGGGCCTGACCGATCTGCGGTTCGTCGGGGTCGACGGCCCCCGCTGGATGGTCCGGGCGGTCTTCCAGGGCGAGGCGGCGACCAACCCGGACGCGGCCGGAGCCCTGGCCCGGTGCATGGAGGGGCTGGTGGTCGACCGCGGCATCGAGGCCAAGCCGGTACGCGAACCGCTGCCGCTGCGGCTGCCGCGCGAGGCGGGCGAGGCGGCTGAGCAGGCCGCGGCGGCCTCGGAAGGCGCACCGGCGCCCGGCGCGAACTGA